One segment of Nocardia farcinica DNA contains the following:
- a CDS encoding ATP-dependent DNA ligase has translation MLFADVVRTSEAVRATRSRKTKVAALAELLRAAESAELAPVVAWLSGELRQGRIGTGWRTLTGVRVPPALDAALEVATVDAIFDELAAVSGAGSGNRRKELLTRLWSAATGPEQEFLLRLLTGELRQGALTALVAEAVAAAADVPVEQVRRAYMLSGQLPVTAEAALRGGAAALAEFRLEVGRPIQPMLAAPGASLEEAMTEFGGEVSVEHKLDGARIQVHRDGDRIAVFTRTLRDITAGVPELVELVARLDCTSVVLDGETLALTDAGRPRPFQETMSRFATADPARAAEVDLPPGTPVVPPVSSTRELLLHPYFFDCLHLDGRDLLDAPLSERRAALLAVAGEHAIPALIRPEAEAAAEYFDGALAAGHEGLMVKSLSAPYAAGRRGRSWQKIKPTHTLDLLVLGAEWGYGRRTGYLSNLHLGARDPRTGEPVMVGKTFKGLTDALLAWQTAEFPRHERARDEHTVYLWPELVVEIALDGVQVSPRYPGGVALRFARVVRYRPDKTPDQADTIDTVRGLLP, from the coding sequence GTGCTGTTCGCTGACGTGGTGCGGACCTCGGAGGCGGTGCGGGCCACCAGGTCGAGGAAGACGAAGGTCGCGGCGCTGGCGGAGCTGCTGCGCGCGGCGGAGTCCGCGGAGCTGGCCCCGGTGGTCGCGTGGCTGTCCGGTGAGCTGCGGCAGGGCCGCATCGGCACCGGCTGGCGCACGCTCACCGGGGTGCGCGTGCCACCGGCGCTGGACGCCGCGCTGGAGGTGGCGACGGTCGACGCGATCTTCGACGAACTGGCCGCCGTGTCGGGCGCCGGCTCGGGGAATCGCCGCAAGGAACTGCTGACCCGGCTGTGGTCGGCGGCGACCGGACCCGAACAGGAGTTCCTGCTGCGGCTGCTCACCGGGGAACTGCGGCAGGGCGCGCTCACCGCGTTGGTCGCCGAGGCGGTCGCCGCGGCCGCGGACGTGCCGGTCGAGCAGGTGCGCCGGGCCTACATGCTCTCCGGGCAGCTGCCCGTGACGGCGGAGGCCGCCCTGCGCGGTGGCGCGGCGGCGCTGGCGGAATTCCGGCTCGAGGTGGGCAGGCCGATCCAGCCGATGCTCGCCGCGCCGGGCGCCTCGCTCGAGGAGGCGATGACGGAGTTCGGCGGGGAGGTCAGCGTCGAGCACAAGCTCGACGGCGCGCGCATCCAGGTCCATCGCGACGGCGACCGGATCGCGGTGTTCACCCGCACGCTGCGCGACATCACCGCGGGCGTCCCGGAACTGGTGGAGCTGGTGGCCCGGCTCGACTGCACCAGCGTGGTGCTCGACGGGGAGACGCTCGCGCTGACCGACGCGGGCCGCCCGCGCCCGTTCCAGGAGACGATGAGCCGCTTCGCCACCGCCGACCCCGCCCGCGCGGCCGAGGTCGACCTGCCGCCGGGCACGCCGGTGGTGCCGCCGGTGTCCTCGACGCGCGAACTGCTGCTGCACCCGTACTTCTTCGACTGCCTGCACCTGGACGGCCGCGACCTGCTCGACGCCCCGTTGTCCGAGCGCCGGGCCGCGCTGCTGGCGGTCGCGGGCGAACACGCCATCCCGGCGCTCATCCGGCCCGAGGCCGAGGCCGCCGCCGAGTACTTCGACGGCGCGCTGGCGGCCGGGCACGAGGGGCTGATGGTCAAGTCGCTGAGCGCGCCGTACGCGGCGGGCAGACGCGGGCGGTCCTGGCAGAAGATCAAGCCGACGCACACCCTCGACCTGCTCGTGCTCGGTGCGGAGTGGGGGTACGGGCGGCGCACCGGGTACCTGTCCAACCTGCACCTGGGCGCGCGCGATCCGCGCACCGGCGAGCCGGTGATGGTGGGCAAGACCTTCAAGGGCCTCACCGACGCCCTGCTGGCCTGGCAGACCGCGGAGTTCCCGCGCCACGAGCGGGCCCGCGACGAGCACACCGTGTACCTGTGGCCGGAGCTGGTGGTGGAGATCGCGCTGGACGGTGTGCAGGTGAGCCCGCGGTACCCCG
- the ramB gene encoding acetate metabolism transcriptional regulator RamB has protein sequence MAKTYVGARLRQLRTERGLSQVALAQQLEISASYLNQIEHDVRPLTVPVLLKISEVFGVDATFFSSQDDTRLIAELQEVVMDQELGIEADTQEIAEMVSAHPSLARAMVAMHNRYRNTSAQLAAATEDRFADGAGSATISKPHEEVRDYFYQRQNYIHELDTAAEELTARIRFHGGDVSTEITRLLREHDVRIIERIDLGEGVLHRYDPETRRLEIAPHLSGGQRTFKLAAELAYFECGDLLEKLVDEGNFASEDTRKLAMLGLANYFAAATVLPYTHFHEIAEDFRYDIERLSAFFSQSYETICHRLSTLQRPSLRGVPFSFVRVDRAGNMSKRQSATGFHFSSSGGTCPLWNVYETFAYPGKIMTQIAQMPDGRKYLWVARTVERRATHYGQPSKTFAIGLGCELRHASRVVYADGIDLDQVKATPIGAGCRVCERANCPQRAFPPLGKKLDISEHRSSVSPYVLK, from the coding sequence ATGGCCAAGACTTATGTGGGCGCGCGGCTGCGACAGCTGCGCACCGAGCGCGGGCTGAGCCAGGTCGCGCTGGCCCAGCAGCTCGAGATCTCGGCCAGCTACCTGAACCAGATCGAACACGACGTCCGCCCGCTCACGGTGCCGGTGCTGCTCAAGATCAGCGAAGTGTTCGGCGTGGACGCCACCTTCTTCTCCTCCCAGGACGACACCCGGCTCATCGCCGAGTTGCAGGAGGTGGTGATGGACCAGGAACTCGGCATCGAGGCCGACACCCAGGAGATCGCCGAGATGGTGTCCGCGCACCCGAGCCTGGCCCGCGCGATGGTGGCCATGCACAACCGGTATCGCAACACCAGCGCCCAGCTGGCCGCGGCCACCGAGGACCGCTTCGCCGACGGCGCGGGCAGCGCCACCATCAGCAAGCCGCACGAGGAAGTGCGCGACTACTTCTACCAGCGGCAGAACTACATCCACGAACTCGACACCGCCGCCGAGGAACTCACCGCTCGGATCCGCTTCCACGGCGGGGACGTGAGCACCGAGATCACCCGGCTGCTGCGCGAGCACGACGTGCGCATCATCGAGCGGATCGATCTCGGCGAGGGCGTGCTGCACCGCTACGACCCCGAGACCCGCAGGCTCGAGATCGCCCCGCACCTGTCCGGCGGGCAGCGCACCTTCAAGCTGGCCGCCGAGCTGGCCTACTTCGAATGCGGCGACCTGCTGGAGAAGCTGGTCGACGAGGGCAATTTCGCCTCCGAGGACACCCGCAAGCTGGCCATGCTCGGCCTGGCGAACTACTTCGCCGCCGCCACCGTGCTGCCCTACACGCACTTCCACGAGATCGCCGAGGACTTCCGCTACGACATCGAGCGGCTGTCGGCGTTCTTCAGCCAGAGCTACGAGACCATCTGCCACCGGCTGTCCACCCTGCAGCGGCCCTCGCTGCGCGGGGTGCCGTTCTCGTTCGTGCGGGTGGACCGGGCGGGCAACATGTCCAAGCGGCAGTCCGCCACCGGGTTCCACTTCTCCTCCAGCGGCGGCACCTGCCCGCTGTGGAACGTCTACGAGACCTTCGCCTATCCGGGCAAGATCATGACCCAGATCGCGCAGATGCCCGACGGTCGCAAGTACCTGTGGGTGGCGCGCACCGTCGAGCGGCGCGCCACCCACTACGGCCAGCCCAGCAAGACCTTCGCGATCGGCCTGGGATGCGAACTGCGCCACGCGAGCCGGGTCGTCTACGCCGACGGCATCGACCTGGACCAGGTCAAGGCCACCCCCATCGGCGCGGGCTGCCGGGTGTGCGAGCGCGCCAACTGCCCGCAGCGCGCCTTCCCGCCGCTGGGCAAGAAGCTCGACATCAGCGAACACCGCAGCTCGGTCTCGCCCTACGTCCTGAAATGA
- the urtA gene encoding urea ABC transporter substrate-binding protein, with product MSDPRSARRHRSRRVTKALVVPTALALTGLLLTACGAKDDASSDAAAASCVDTSGPTVKIGSLHSLSGTMAISEVTVANSTKLAVDQINAAGGVLGKQIELVLEDGASDPKTFAEKAEKLISSDCVAAVFGGWTSSSRKAMKPKFESLNSLLYYPVQYEGLEDSKNIFYTGATTNQQIVPALDYLKQKGVKSLYLVGSDYVFPQTANREIKAYAAANGIEIKGEDYTPLGSTDFSTIVNKVRTADADAVFNTLNGDSNVAFFREYSNAGLKAADMPVVSVSIAEEEVAGIGAQHIAGQLTAWNYYQTVDTPQNKAFVDAYKAAFGADKPTSDPMEAAYTSVYLWKNTVEKANSFAVADIQAAADGVSFDAPEGRVTIDGSNHHITKTARIGEIRPDGLIYTVWESAGPIQPDPYLKSYDWAKGL from the coding sequence ATGTCAGATCCACGTTCCGCCCGTCGGCATCGTTCTCGCCGGGTGACCAAGGCGCTGGTCGTCCCGACCGCGCTCGCCCTCACCGGCCTGTTGCTGACCGCCTGTGGCGCCAAGGACGACGCGTCCAGCGACGCGGCCGCCGCCTCCTGCGTCGACACCTCCGGCCCGACCGTGAAAATCGGGTCGCTGCACTCCCTCTCGGGCACGATGGCGATCTCCGAGGTCACCGTCGCCAACTCCACCAAGCTGGCGGTGGACCAGATCAACGCGGCGGGCGGGGTGCTGGGCAAGCAGATCGAGCTGGTGCTCGAGGACGGCGCCTCCGATCCGAAGACCTTCGCGGAGAAGGCCGAGAAGCTCATCAGCTCCGACTGCGTGGCCGCGGTGTTCGGCGGCTGGACCTCGTCGAGCCGCAAGGCGATGAAGCCGAAGTTCGAGAGCCTCAACTCGCTGCTGTACTACCCCGTGCAGTACGAGGGGCTGGAGGACAGCAAGAACATCTTCTACACCGGCGCCACCACCAACCAGCAGATCGTGCCCGCGCTGGACTATCTGAAGCAGAAGGGCGTGAAATCGCTCTACCTGGTCGGTTCGGACTACGTGTTCCCGCAGACGGCCAATCGTGAGATCAAGGCCTACGCCGCCGCCAACGGCATCGAGATCAAGGGCGAGGACTACACCCCGCTGGGCTCGACCGACTTCTCCACCATCGTCAACAAGGTCCGCACCGCCGACGCCGACGCCGTGTTCAACACCCTCAACGGCGATTCCAACGTCGCGTTCTTCCGCGAGTACAGCAACGCGGGCCTGAAAGCCGCGGACATGCCGGTGGTTTCGGTGTCCATCGCCGAGGAGGAGGTCGCGGGCATCGGCGCCCAGCACATCGCCGGGCAGCTGACCGCCTGGAACTACTACCAGACCGTGGACACCCCGCAGAACAAGGCGTTCGTCGACGCCTACAAGGCCGCCTTCGGCGCGGACAAGCCCACCTCCGACCCGATGGAGGCCGCCTACACCTCGGTCTACCTGTGGAAGAACACCGTCGAGAAGGCGAACTCCTTCGCTGTCGCCGACATCCAGGCCGCCGCGGACGGAGTGAGCTTCGACGCGCCGGAGGGCCGGGTCACCATCGACGGCTCCAACCACCACATCACCAAGACCGCCCGCATCGGGGAGATCCGTCCCGACGGCCTGATCTACACGGTGTGGGAGTCCGCGGGCCCGATCCAGCCCGACCCGTACCTGAAGTCCTACGACTGGGCGAAGGGTCTGTAG